DNA from Bos indicus isolate NIAB-ARS_2022 breed Sahiwal x Tharparkar chromosome 15, NIAB-ARS_B.indTharparkar_mat_pri_1.0, whole genome shotgun sequence:
TACATTTTTCTACAACTTTATCCTACAGTGTTATAAGGTATGGattattattatccacattttggTGTTATGGAAACTGAAGATTTGAGAGGCTACATTACTTCAAAAAATTCCACACCtaataagaaataaattcaagAGTCACACCCAGGTGAGAGAGATTTTAAAGCTTATGCCCTTAGCCACCACTCTTTTGACTTTTCGGGATgtgctaggggcttcccaggtggctcagtggtaaagaatctgcctccaatgcaggagacacgaattcactccctgggttgggaagatctcctggagacggaaatggcaatgcattccaatattcttgcctgagaaaccccgtGAAGAGAGGAACCCTGTGGGGGTTCCATGGACCCCTGTCCAgggggtcacgaaagagttggacacgactgagcatctaacaaCAACACGGTGTGCTGGTAATAATGTGAGTGACATTAAGGGGGAAAGAAGGCTGAAATAAAGGCTTCATAATTCATGGAGATCCTCTGCTGGTCCAAAGAAGTGTCATTTCACCCCGttctatttaacttctataacAAGCCTAGAGTTAGTAAACAGAATGAAGCTACCACATCAGAGCACAGTCTGTTTCACATgctctgttctgtttttgttGCTGTCTGTTTGCTCTTATCCTCTTAGGAACACTGCCTGTGCGGCGTTTCCTGAGTATCACAAACTCCCCACTGATGTAGATTTTGATATTTCATAACCAGTTCCTCCTCACAGTTTGaggaaaatactgaaaacatCCAATATTCTGTGACAATATCACATAGTAGACCCAGCCTCCTTACTGTTTTTGCATGGATTTCACTTCTCACTAAAACTATATAGGAAAACATAGAAGCTTACCCTGCTCCTTGACAAAACGGGAAAGGCAACCAGCAGAAACTCAGCCAGGGTGGAATGTATAAGTCTATCAGAAAAGCTCTCTCGGGTACTGGCAAAAAGATTTTAAGGTCTCTGAAGAGTGAATAAGTGGAAGAAAAATCATTTACATGGAactaggaaacctgggttcaagccctatATCTTGAATGTATTATTTATGATACCTTGGAAGAGTCATTTACCTCTTTCaagttctgttttcttatttatgaaacaaaataataaacttACCTGTCCCACACATCTCACAGAAATCTGTCTGTGAGTAGCAAATGAAAAATGATGTACAAAACACTCGGGCAAAGGGGTTATCATTTTAGCCTCAATAAGTATAATCCTGATTTTGGAGTGTTTTCTTTGACTGTGGCTGCAGGTTCTAAGCAAATCCTGTTTGGAGGAAAACTGACATGTGTGCTAGAAACTATTACCATTCAGGTGAATAAGAAAAGGAACACCGGGGCTGTGTGCACAGACTGGCCCTCTATTGTGATGTTTAAAGTAGTAACTTTGGAGATTCCAAAGGCTACTGAACGGGAACCTAGAGAAGTCATAGGGACACAGAACAGTCAGGGGAATAGGCCCCTTATGAGAACATCCACAGCTCTTCATCTCGCTTGTTTAGTAGAAAAGCAATTAAACGGTCTGTGGGGAGTGTGAGCGCCTGTTGAGTAAGTGCACCGATTCATTTGCACTACTTGGCCTTAGAAAAATCATTGTCTGGCTGAGGATGCATAATTTACATCAAGTTATAGCCACACTTTTTAATGTATAGCTCTAACAGCTTGTGCAAAAGGGTGTGGCCATACAGCCACCACCCCATGATGATACAGAACAGTTCTATCAACTCACCTAATCTCCCATGCCAGCCACCACCCCATCATGATACAGAACAGTTCTGTCAACTCACCTAATTTCCCATGCCAGCCACCACCCCATCATGATACAGAACAGTTCTGTCAACTCACCTAATCTCCCATGCCAGCCACCACGCCATCATGACACAGAACAGGTCTGTCAACTCACCTAATCTCCCATGCCAGCCACCACCCCATCATGACACAGAACAGTTCTATCAACTCACCTAATCTCCCATGCTTCTTGGTGCTTGACCCTTCTACCGCCTAGCAACCACGAACCTGTTTGCAGCCCTTACAGTTCTGACTTTGTAGGaatgtcattaaaaaatgaatcaaacCATAGGTTGGCTTTTGAGGGtggcttctttctcttagcataatgAATTTGCAATTTATGgatttgtgtagttcttctgcaGTCGGTTCCTGTTGATTGCTGAGAGGTAATCTGTGTACTCAGCACAGAGTGTTTATCCATTCCACAGCTGAAAAaaaattgggttgtttccagtttttagctattacaaataaagtgtCGATAAACATTCACATACAGCCTTTTATGTGAGCATATGCTTATATTTCACTTGGATGGATTCTTCGGAATGAGATTTCTGGGTTATATGATATAGTCAACCTGTCTTCCAAGACGGTATACTATTCTGCTTTCCtgccagcaatgtatgagagttctgaTTGCTCCATATCTTTGGCAGTATTTGATATTTACAAGGTTTTTAAATTAGTTACTCCAGTAGGTTTCTagtgtatctctctctcttttttttagtttgcatttctctgatgactgattatgttgaacatgtttttgtgtgcttatttgccatccctATTATCCTTTTTTGTGAAGTGTCTGTTaaaatcttttgctcattttactgtgcttgtTTTATTATGATAGCAATGTGAGAATACTTTATGTATTTCAAAATGCAAGTCCTTTACTGATAAGGACTCATATGTGATTTGTAAACACTTTCCCCTGGTTCGTAACATACCTTTTAGAGTTTTTAACAAATATTCCAACTATATCAGTGGAAAATACATACTAtactttctatttaaaattgcCTTTGCAAAAATTGTCAAATGGCCACTAACTGTATCAATATTGCTGTATTTCTCAAATCTCTGTCGAGCTCCAGTAACGTTTACTCGAATGCAGCTATCCTTTGTCCAATATTGCACTACTCGACTATTGTAGTTTAAGGGTGGATCTGGAAAGGAGGACTGTGAGTGCTTCGACTTTGCTGCTCTTTGAAATTATCTTGGTTATTCTAATTTATTTGGTTTTCCATATAAATATTCCAATGTGCTTCccaaattttacaaaaattctTTCTTCGATTTGGGAACACAgatatcttaaaattatttagtcttccaatccatgaatgtACTGAATTTCTCCATTTATCAtatctgatttatatttttgttgttgtttaatcactaagtcatgtctaactcttttacaaccctagggactgtagcccaccagtttcctctgtccatgggattctccaggcaagaattctggagtgggttgccatttccttttccaggggatcttcctgactgagggatcgaacctgcgtctcctgcataggcaggcaggttctttaccactgagccaccagggaagcctcaaaattttatagttttcaacacATCTTACACATATCTTGCAAGGCTTATACCTAAGGACTTTATGTCATTGCTACTGTTGCAAATGGTACTGCTTTAAAATTACAATTtgtatatcatatgtgaaacagattgccagtccaggttcgatgcatgagacagggtgctcggggccggtgcactgggataaccctgagggatgggatggggagggaggtgggaggggggttcaggaaggggaatacatgcacacccatggctgattcgtgtcaatgtatggccaaaaccactacaatattgtaaagtaatcagcctccaattaaaataagtaaattaaaaataaaatacaggaaaaaacaaacaaaaaataaataaaatacaatttccaATCATTTACTGACATTATATAGAATTATGATGGATTTTTGAATATTGACCTATCTTCTTGATAACTTACTAAACTCATTAGTTCTatagttttgttattttctttgtgattttataAGCAGAAAGTCATATATTCTCTGAATTGTgggaattttatttattcctttccaaccaatgtgttctttttttcttgctttgctgTATTAATGTCTATCATGATGGATAGAAGTGGTAAGAGGAGATATCCTTGCCTATTTCTAATCTTGGGgaaaaagcattcagtctttcatcatAAAGTGTGAAGCCAGCTATGCTTCATAGCTGTTTTTTTATCATGTTTATGAAGTTTCCCACTACTCATACCTTTTGGAGAGTTTTCATTGTCAATAAACGATGAGTTTTGTctaaggctttttctgcatctattgagatgactgTATGGTTTAGTCTAGTGCtaccatatgatttcattcatatgtggaatatagaaCAAACAAACATGTAACATGGAGAGATCTAGAGGTTGTCAGACTAACGAagtcaaacaaagacaaatatcatatgatattgcttttaCGTGGAATCTAAGAGGGGTCATATAAACggacttatctacaaaacagaaatagttacaatgaaaaaaataaactatggttaccagggttaaggaggaagagggataaattggaagattggaactgacatatacatactactatatttaGATAACTAGATAACTAataagtacctactgtatagcacaggaaactctgctcagtactctgtcATGGcttatattggaaaagaatctgaaacaaaCTGCACATGTGTATAAAtgattgactttgctgtacacctgaaactaacacattgtaaatcaactatcagttccgttcagttcagttgctcagtcgtgtccaactctttgcgaccccatgaatcacagcacgccaggcctccctgtccatcaccaactcccggagttcactcagactcatgtccaatgagtcagtgatgccatccagccatctcatcctctgccgtcccctcatcctcctgcccccaatccctcccagcatcagagtcttttccaatgagtcaactcttcgcatcaggtggccaaagtactggagtttcagcttcagcatcattccttccaaagaaatcccagggctgatctccttcagaatggactggttggatctccttgcagtccaagggactctcaagagtcttctccaacaccacagttcaaaagcatcaattcttcagcgctcagccttcttcacagtccaactctcacatccatacatgaccacgggaaaaaccatagccttgattagacagaccttcattggcaaagtaatgtctctgcttttgaatatgctatctaggttggtcataactttccttccaaggagtaagcgtcttttaatttcatggctgcagtcactatctgtagtgattttggagcccagaaaaataaagtctgacactgtttccactgtttccccatctatttcccatgaagtaatgggaccagatgccatgatcttcattttctgaatgttgagctttcactttcatcaagaggcttttgagttcctctttactttctgccataagggtggtgtcatctgcatatctcaggttattgatatttctcccggcaatcttgattccacttgtgcttcttccagtccagtgtttcttatgatgtactctgcattaaattaaataagcagggtgacaatatacagccttgatgagctccttttcctatttggaaccagtctgttgttccatgtccagttctaactgctgcttcctgacctgcatacagatttctcaagaggcaggtcaggtagtctggtattcccatctctttcagaattttccacagtttattgtgatccacacagtcaaaggctttggcatagtcaataaagcagaaatagatgtttttctggaactctcttgatttttccatgatccaggggatgttggcaatttgatctctggttcctctgtcttttctaaaaccagcttgaacacaggaagttcacggttcacatattgctgaagcctggcttggagaatttttagcattactttactagcatgtgagatgagtgcaattgtgcggtagtttgagcattctttggcattgcctttctttgggattggaatgaaaactgaccttttccagtcctgtggccactgctgagttttccaaatttgctggcatattgagtgtagcactttcacagcatcatctttcaggatttgaaatagctcaactggaattccatcacctccagtatacatttaaaaaagaagcagacaaTTAATGAACACAGCAaaccaaacagaaacacacacacagatacagagaacagagtagttGTACTAGAGAGGAAGAGGCAGTTGGGAGGACAAAACTGGTAAAGGTAATCAATATAATGAATaaatggaaactaaatttttggtggtgagGCTGCTGTAGTGTCTACAGAATTAGAAATATGTACAGTAAATGTGAACCTTacataatgttataaaccaatgtAACCtcaatagaaattaattaaaagagaacaaaaaacatacaaataaaaaattccaCAACATCTTAATATAGGATATTATTTTGAAGTCCCACTTGCAATTAACTtgaaatcccacttggtcatgactttttaagcattttatatattattagatTTGATCACACACAATGATGAAAAGGATAGTTGTACATAAAAGaataaatcaatgtaatatatcacattaatagaatgaaacaCAAGATTCCTATGATTATCTCAGCAGATgtggaaaaagcatttgacaaaattcaacagctTTTCATGATAAAAGCTCTCCATGAATTAGGTATGAAAGTAATGTACTAAAAAACACtatacatgacaaacccacagctgtATCATACTCTGCAGTGAAGAATTGAaagtttttctctaagatcaggaaataGACAAGGTGCCCTCTCTAACCACTTCAGTATAGTGATAGAAGTCCAGCCAGACTTTTTATGTGGACCATGCAGTTGTGGATGCTCTGGACCTTAGCACTTCCATTTGATCATTTCTTATAAGTTTTCGTTCCTTTATCAAAATCATCAGCCTGATGGCTAtgtttttccaatttttccaccAGAATCTTTAACATATTAATCATATTTATTGGTTGGCCAACATATTTGTCAGGGTTTCTTTATGATGCtgcagaaaaactcaaatgaactttttggccaacccaatatttcgtATGGCCTCTCAGATAGTTTCAGTATCTCTGTCACATCAGCATTTGATTCGGTCAGTTGCTTTGTCACTCAGGAATGTATTGCCTCTTTGTATTTCTTACAATTTTGTTTTGGAAGCCACGCATTGTGGATGAAGCAATAAAGCTGGTGGTAGACTTTATGCCTGAAGATAGGTCtactttttgttcttgttgttgtttggctAAAATATTAGTGTAGACAGCTGAGTCAATCTAGTTACAGACGAGTCAAACTGAATTTGGATCTTGTTTCTATAGTTACTGTCAATGAATCACACATGAAGAGACTTCATACAGCCTGGCCACGTTTTAGGATGGAGGCTGGTTTACAAGATGTTTCTCAATATCTGTTACCATATCAGTTTTAAACCTTTCCTTTGCACTTGAGCCTTAGACAGGACCTCCACGATCTTGCCCCGCTCCTAGCAGTAGGTCGTGTTTCCTTACTGCTCAAAGTTGCTTAGCCCACTTGCAAAAAGCACAGTCCTTTCACTGTTTTGATATGGCTTTCATCTTACACAGAAATCTCCTTGATCTCAGAGGTGGGGCCCTTCTCAGTGATCCTGACTTACCCTGGGTACAGTAGACCTCTAGCAGTTTTATCCCaggacataaataaataaatcaaatatataaagtataaaattcacTAAAGTGTATGAATAGCAGATTTAAGctggcagaagaaaaaaaaaaacagtgaaccTTAGGATATGTCAGTTGAGAATATACAGTCCTAGGAACagagataaaaaagaataaaaaatagtcTCAGAGAACAGTGGGATACTCCAAAAGAACCAACATACTCATAATGCAATtcccaaaaggagagagagaaagggacaggaaatctttgaagaaataatagcaaaaacatGCCAAATCTGACACAAACAATGgacatatatataaatcaaaattgttaacattttgagaCTCAAAATATTAATGCCTTTGGACAGTAACAATTCATAGCATTTATATGCAGAGAAGTTATTAATACTACTGTAATTCTTGgtgctcaaaattttaaaattaaatattatacttttatttaagtAAATTAAACTTGCCTTTatgatccttttctttttcctatatttttgcacattatttaaaatgtcatataaaaattatttttaggtatgacatatgaaaatttatttaggaaaataaatgcCTGTATAAAGAcattcagttttattaaaaataggaataaacaaactcaATAATTTATACTCAAAACGCGTTGGAAGCACTTtcataaatgttattaaaaaaaatagtaacctATTGCTTTTTCAATGTAAAAAAGATCAACTGAAATACAATTTTCAAAAAGCCAAACATATATATCTTATTTACATTAAGTCAAATATTTATACTAAGAATGTGTTCCCAGACaccaaaataattgttttaaattctattatAATAATAGacccatctcagttcagttcagttcatttgctcagtcgtgtccaactctttgcgaccccatgaatcgcagcacaccaagcctccctatccatcaccaactcccagagttcactcaaactcacgtccatagagtgggtgatgccatccagccatctcatcctctgttgtccccttctcctcctgcccccaatccctcccagcatcagagtcttttccaatgagtcaactcttcacatgaggtggccaaagtactggagtttcagcttcaacatcagtccttccaaagaacacccaggactgatctcctttaggatggactggttggatctccttgcagtccagggaactctcaagagtcttctccaacaccacagttcaaaaacatcaattcttcggttctcagctttcttcgcagttcaactctcacatccatacgtgattactggaataaccatagccttgactagatggacctttgttggcaaagtaatgtctcttcttttgaatatactatctaggttggccataacttttcttccaaggagtaagcatcttttaatttcatggctgcaatcaccatctgcagtgattttggagcccaaaaaaataaaatctgacacagtttccactgtttccccatctatttcccatgaagtgatgggactggatgccatgatctttgttttctgaatgttgagctttaagccaactttttcattctcctctttcactttcatcaagaggctttttagttcctcttcactgtctgccataagcgtggtgtcatctgcatatctcaggttattgatatttctcctgggaatcttgattccagcttgtgcttcttccagcccagcgtttctcatgatgtactctgcatataagtcaaataagcagggtgacaatatacagccttgacgaactccttttcctatttggaaccagtctgttgtttcatgtccacttctaactgttgcttcctgacctgcatataggtttctcaagaggcaggtcaggtggtctggtattcccatctctttcagaattttccacagtttattgtgatccacacagtcaaaggctttggcatagtcaataaagcagaaatagatgtttttctggaactctcttgctttttcgatgatccagcggatgttggcaatttgatctctggttcctctgccttttctaaaaccagcttgaacatctggaagttcacggttcacatattgctgaagcctggcttggagaattttgagcattactttatgtCTTAACTAATTTCTCTTCTGTAGATGTGTGGGTTTCATGAGTTTCTCATGAgtgatgtacatgtgtgcatatgctaatacatacatgtaaatgtatatgTTCATGTGAGAGTGTGGGTGAGTAGGCTTACTaggtagaatatttaaaataaaaattccatgtTCCTGGTAACCTATTCTTCATTGTTATCATATTTTTGGAGATTTTAATTTGTGAAGTTAATCAACAGCTGGAGAAATTGCCATAAGAATTTAGAAATGTGTGGGGTAGACAGGAAAATATTTTCCCTAGATAGTTGGAGGTGGATAAAGTTGCCTCCACTTTGGGAGGCAATGGCAAtggcagtgggagaaggcaatggcaccccactccagtactcttgcctggaaaatcccatggacagaggagcctggtgggctgcagtccgtggggtcgctaagagtcagacacgactgagcgacttccctttcacgtttcattttcatgcattgaagaaggaaatggcaacccactccagtgttcttgcctggagaatcccagggacgggggagcctggtgggcttccgtctatggggtcgcacagagtcggacacgactgaagcaacttagcagcagcagcagcagcaaagttgcCTTATTATAGGTTTAATGTAATTAAAATGCAAATCCTATAGAAGACTTTGCCTTCCCCACAGCCATCTTAAAGGCACTCTTGACCTCCTTGTTGCTCAGGCTGTAGACCAGTGGATTCAGCATGGGGATGACCATGGCATAGAACACGGACGCCATTTTGTCTGTGCTCATGGAGTGGCTGGAGCTGGGCTGTAAGTACATGAAGATGACAGTCCCGTAGAAGATGGAGACAGCAGTGAGGTGGGAAGCACAGGTGGAAAAGGCCTTCTGGCGTCCTTCAGAAGAGCGCATCCTCAGAATGGTGATAAATATAAACAGGTAGGAGATGAAGATGAcaaggacagaaaaaaagagcGTTGAAACCCACCACAAAGCAAATAACCATCTCACTGACGTAGTTGTCTGAGCATGAGAGAGCCAGCAGAGGAGGAGCGTCACAAAAGAAGTGATTGACCACGTTGGCCCTACAGAAGGAGAGCCTGAAAACGTTCCCAGTGTGGACGGAGGCATTCAGGAAGCCACAGCAGTAGCAGCCTACGAGCAGACGTGCGCACGCTTTGGTCGTCATGGCCGTGGTGTAGTGCAGGGGTTTGCACACGGCGGCATAGCGGTCATAAGCCATTGCGGCCAAGAGGAAACTTTCTACGGTGATAAAGGCTACGAAGAAGAAGAACTGGGTGACACAAGCCTCGTAGGAAATGGTTTTGTCTCCTGTGAGGAATCCAGCCATCACTTTGGGAGTGACAGCTGAGGAGTAACCAAAGTCCACCAGCGAGAGTTGgctgagaaagaagtacatgggcGTGTGGAGACGAGAGTCCAGCAGGATCAGCTCGGTCATCCCCAGGTTCCCAACCAGGGTGAGGAGGTAGATGAGAGAGAAAGTGATGAAGAGCAGGATCTGCACTTGCGGGTCATCGGATAACCCCACAAGGAGGAACTCAGTCACCTCTGTAGCGTTTTCCATGGAGATCAACTGGGAATTGTGTGCCTGCTCTGTAGCAATGGGAAAATAGAATCAGGATGATAAATAGAGGAAAGACTCTACTGAAACCAGTCAGCGTGTTTACTCGTGCCTTATTTCAGTATTGCAATAACTTGTTCCCAGGAGTTTTTAGATTTAAAGCATGGCCATGACGACCAAATGCAATTTTGGATTATAAATAAGCCATAGAATAGTCCAGGTAAAAGGACTTGGAGATAACACATCCAATCTCCTAAGTTCATAGAAAAGTGaattcagataaaaataaaagaaaggattTAAGCAATTTTATCAGATTAGTTGCTAACCAGAGCAGCTCAGACAGCCAAGTCAAAGTTTACAAAATAAtcacaaattatttttgtattaaactacaatagtttaataaaattaatgtgaAACTGAATTAACTTTACTTCAACTGACATTGTCTTTTTTGTTGCATCAGAACATCTGAATATGGTAACGAAAGACAGTTAAATAAGACATGTCCTAAAgccacaatgagttatcacctcacacctgtcaaaacagctatcatcaaaaattctacaaataacaaatgctggatagGATTTGGGAGAAAGTGAATCTTcatactctgttggtgggaatatatgGTGGCAGCCATTATGGACAACAGTagagaggttcctcaaaaaactaaaaacacaatCGCCATATGATacaacaatcccacttctgagcatatagctgaagaacaaaataattagaaaagacacatgcacGCCAGTATtcagaagcactatttacaatagtcaagacatggaagcaacccgagtgcccatcaacaaatgaatagcTAAAGAAGATACGGTACATATCCATCagtatgatgga
Protein-coding regions in this window:
- the LOC109569391 gene encoding LOW QUALITY PROTEIN: olfactory receptor 5B12-like (The sequence of the model RefSeq protein was modified relative to this genomic sequence to represent the inferred CDS: deleted 1 base in 1 codon), whose amino-acid sequence is MENATEVTEFLLVGLSDDPQVQILLFITFSLIYLLTLVGNLGMTELILLDSRLHTPMYFFLSQLSLVDFGYSSAVTPKVMAGFLTGDKTISYEACVTQFFFFVAFITVESFLLAAMAYDRYAAVCKPLHYTTAMTTKACARLLVGCYCCGFLNASVHTGNVFRLSFCRANVVNHFFCDAPPLLALSCSDNYVSEMVICFVVGFNALFSVLVIFISYLFIFITILRMRSSEGRQKAFSTCASHLTAVSIFYGTVIFMYLQPSSSHSMSTDKMASVFYAMVIPMLNPLVYSLSNKEVKSAFKMAVGKAKSSIGFAF